Proteins from a genomic interval of Niabella soli DSM 19437:
- the rpsO gene encoding 30S ribosomal protein S15, producing the protein MPITKERNEAIFAEYGGSATNTGSIEGQVAQLTERIAQISTHLKSNKKDFSTHRGLMQMVGKRKSLLTYLQKHNLQGYRALIEKLGLRK; encoded by the coding sequence ATGCCAATTACAAAAGAAAGAAACGAAGCAATTTTTGCAGAATATGGTGGCAGCGCCACTAATACCGGTTCTATTGAAGGACAGGTAGCGCAACTGACTGAGCGTATTGCACAGATCAGCACGCACTTAAAAAGCAATAAAAAAGATTTTTCCACCCACCGTGGCCTGATGCAAATGGTTGGTAAGCGTAAAAGCCTGCTGACGTACCTGCAAAAGCACAACCTGCAGGGCTACCGTGCCTTAATTGAAAAACTGGGTCTTAGAAAATAA
- a CDS encoding DUF6157 family protein has protein sequence MNGYTTNYINTFIQTADDSPAVSGEVPPLKGDKKTAANIQFELISKHPYKYTSDDVLFQVYANKNDLTKAEYKSEREKFFSKGQPCLRASPLTKRYGWGIHSNAEGRIALYGVETETYKKLSRDGTLKIVKAMKSGR, from the coding sequence ATGAACGGTTACACCACCAATTACATAAATACCTTCATACAAACCGCCGATGATAGTCCTGCGGTTTCCGGTGAAGTTCCCCCGTTAAAAGGCGATAAAAAAACAGCGGCAAACATCCAGTTTGAGCTGATCAGTAAACATCCCTATAAATACACATCAGACGACGTATTGTTTCAGGTGTACGCCAATAAGAATGATCTTACAAAAGCCGAATATAAATCAGAACGGGAGAAATTCTTTTCAAAAGGCCAGCCCTGTCTCAGGGCCTCCCCACTCACCAAGCGTTATGGCTGGGGCATACATAGCAATGCCGAAGGCAGGATCGCCCTTTATGGAGTTGAGACGGAAACGTACAAAAAATTATCCCGGGACGGCACTCTGAAAATCGTGAAAGCAATGAAGTCAGGCAGGTAA
- a CDS encoding CAP domain-containing protein, with protein MTRIPGFLFTIAFILLISSCAAPSRAQDNDNEPGFSSNALLGQINAIRAKGCNCGGVRYRAVPPVRWNTKLENAAVAQSNYMQRTNQLTHTGRNGTTPGKRITAAGYRWSYMAENVAMGQQNTTQVMQSWLQSPAHCKNIMSPYVSEIGAARSGRYWTLDLANPQ; from the coding sequence ATGACCCGTATCCCAGGTTTTCTCTTTACTATCGCATTTATACTTTTAATCAGTTCCTGCGCCGCCCCTTCCCGCGCCCAGGACAACGACAACGAACCCGGCTTTAGCAGCAACGCCTTGCTAGGGCAGATCAATGCTATTCGCGCAAAAGGATGCAATTGCGGGGGCGTGCGCTACCGCGCGGTTCCTCCGGTACGGTGGAATACGAAACTGGAAAATGCTGCGGTTGCGCAAAGTAATTATATGCAGCGAACCAATCAGCTAACCCATACGGGGCGCAACGGCACTACCCCCGGGAAAAGAATTACAGCCGCGGGCTACCGGTGGAGTTATATGGCCGAGAACGTTGCCATGGGACAGCAAAACACCACCCAGGTCATGCAAAGCTGGCTGCAAAGCCCGGCTCATTGCAAAAACATTATGAGCCCTTACGTTTCCGAAATTGGCGCAGCCCGTTCCGGGCGTTACTGGACGCTCGATCTGGCCAATCCCCAATAA
- the miaE gene encoding tRNA-(ms[2]io[6]A)-hydroxylase, whose protein sequence is MDLSQDTKNILGLKLPTDPRWVNLAEISLEAILTDHAYCEQKAATTCISIIQRYSDKDKLVKALAPIVTEEWGHFRLVLQELEKRGLKLGRQRKDEYVNALLQFQEKGGHPDDVFLDRLLTMAMIEARSCERFKRLSEGLNDPYMSKFYRRFMESEAGHYTLFIELAETYLPKEKVRARWETWLQHEKALMKEMEVRGDRIH, encoded by the coding sequence ATGGACCTTTCTCAAGACACGAAAAATATCCTGGGACTGAAGCTGCCCACAGATCCCCGGTGGGTGAACCTGGCTGAAATCTCGCTGGAAGCGATCCTTACAGATCATGCCTATTGCGAACAAAAAGCAGCCACCACCTGCATCTCCATTATACAACGCTATAGCGATAAAGACAAGCTGGTAAAAGCATTGGCACCCATCGTTACGGAAGAATGGGGCCATTTTCGCCTGGTATTACAGGAGCTGGAAAAAAGAGGCTTAAAACTGGGGCGTCAAAGAAAGGACGAGTATGTAAACGCCTTATTACAATTCCAGGAAAAGGGCGGTCACCCGGATGACGTCTTCCTGGACAGGCTGCTTACCATGGCAATGATCGAAGCCCGGAGCTGCGAACGTTTTAAACGGCTGAGTGAAGGATTAAACGATCCTTACATGAGTAAATTCTACCGCCGCTTTATGGAAAGCGAGGCCGGGCATTACACCTTATTTATTGAATTAGCGGAAACCTACCTGCCGAAAGAAAAAGTGCGGGCGCGCTGGGAGACATGGCTGCAACATGAAAAAGCGTTGATGAAAGAGATGGAAGTGCGGGGCGACCGTATCCATTAA
- a CDS encoding HvfC family RiPP maturation protein, whose protein sequence is MQLRNTTQQYQSALANYCRTGMLENIPGVVKENVPQYRRLVLNVIDDMLQNAYPLTYDLLEEAEWNAIVHDFFTNHPCQSPQVWYMPKEFYQYLTETTHSILDTYSFLKELLWFEWVEVELFMMEDQLISAAASGDLRTDKLMINPEHLLLTFEYPVHQKNPGTIRASDKGHYFVVGHRNSDGEVIFTDVAAALVRMIEYLEEAPYTGTELFSLFERENALQLSETDKEAVLNFLQTALQQGLIAGFAK, encoded by the coding sequence ATGCAATTGCGTAACACCACACAACAATACCAATCGGCGCTGGCCAACTATTGCCGCACCGGTATGCTTGAAAATATTCCAGGAGTAGTAAAAGAAAATGTGCCGCAGTATCGAAGATTGGTATTGAATGTGATCGATGACATGCTGCAAAACGCATACCCCCTTACATACGACCTTTTGGAAGAGGCAGAATGGAACGCAATTGTTCACGATTTTTTCACCAACCATCCCTGCCAGTCGCCGCAGGTATGGTACATGCCGAAAGAGTTTTATCAATATCTTACAGAAACGACACATTCAATTTTAGACACTTATTCGTTTTTAAAGGAATTACTGTGGTTTGAGTGGGTAGAGGTAGAACTGTTCATGATGGAAGATCAGCTTATTTCCGCAGCAGCAAGCGGCGATCTTCGAACAGATAAGCTGATGATAAACCCCGAACATTTATTACTGACCTTTGAATACCCGGTTCATCAGAAAAATCCGGGAACGATCAGGGCGTCTGACAAAGGACACTACTTTGTAGTAGGCCATCGCAATTCCGATGGCGAAGTGATCTTTACAGATGTGGCCGCGGCCCTGGTACGTATGATTGAATACCTGGAAGAAGCGCCTTATACAGGCACGGAATTATTTTCATTGTTCGAAAGGGAAAATGCTTTGCAATTGTCGGAAACCGACAAAGAAGCCGTACTGAATTTTCTGCAAACGGCACTGCAACAGGGGTTGATAGCAGGGTTTGCAAAATAG
- a CDS encoding HvfB family MNIO-type RiPP peptide maturase, giving the protein MVGIGYRKDFGEAFLTSDVLKPAFVEVAPENWVGVGGYWRKQFNKVLERYPLFTHGLSLSIGSPDELDFEFLKKVKIFLKETNARIYSEHLSYAKCDNAHLYDLLPIPFTNDAVKHVAARIRTIQELLERRIAIEIVSYYTPVAPEMKEIDFINAILEEADCDLLLDVNNVYVNGFNHQYDPKAFLKELPMDRVAYIHMAGHEQVSDTLIIDTHGEAIVDPVYDLYAFAMQLLQRDVPVLLERDFNFPQLNELQAEMERLNRIKQAALQTKNYAIA; this is encoded by the coding sequence ATGGTAGGGATAGGGTATCGGAAAGATTTTGGCGAAGCATTCTTAACCAGTGATGTCTTAAAACCGGCATTTGTGGAGGTGGCTCCGGAGAACTGGGTCGGGGTAGGGGGCTACTGGCGAAAACAATTCAATAAAGTATTGGAGCGCTACCCGCTTTTTACCCATGGGCTGTCGTTGTCTATTGGCAGCCCCGACGAGCTGGATTTTGAATTTTTGAAGAAAGTAAAAATATTTCTGAAAGAAACCAATGCCCGGATCTATTCCGAACACCTGAGTTACGCGAAATGCGATAATGCGCATTTATACGATCTGCTGCCCATACCCTTTACAAATGATGCAGTGAAACATGTTGCTGCCAGGATCCGGACCATCCAGGAGCTGCTGGAACGAAGGATCGCTATTGAAATTGTGAGCTACTACACACCGGTAGCCCCGGAAATGAAAGAGATCGATTTTATAAACGCTATTCTTGAAGAAGCAGATTGTGATCTGCTGCTGGACGTGAATAATGTTTATGTAAACGGATTTAATCATCAGTATGATCCCAAAGCCTTTTTAAAAGAGTTGCCGATGGATCGCGTGGCCTATATCCACATGGCCGGTCATGAGCAGGTATCCGACACCCTGATCATCGATACACACGGGGAAGCTATTGTTGACCCGGTATACGATCTGTATGCTTTTGCCATGCAATTATTGCAACGGGATGTTCCGGTGCTGCTGGAACGGGATTTTAATTTTCCGCAGTTGAACGAACTGCAGGCGGAAATGGAGCGGTTAAACAGGATTAAACAGGCTGCTTTGCAGACCAAAAATTATGCAATTGCGTAA
- a CDS encoding DoxX family protein, whose translation MTTLQRIEYWGETHHPKWMDLVRISLGLFLIYKGVQFAQNYTSLMSLMPGWMSFGSFSELLVGHYVVGAHILGGILLTFGWLTRAACIMQLPVLLGAVFFAPFFGNVMEPFSNLLLAIVVLLLLIYFLIAGNGAWSMDAIHAGEVEK comes from the coding sequence ATGACAACACTACAACGTATTGAGTACTGGGGTGAAACACACCATCCAAAATGGATGGATCTTGTGCGGATCAGTCTGGGATTATTCCTGATTTACAAAGGTGTCCAGTTTGCGCAGAATTATACCAGCCTTATGAGCCTGATGCCAGGGTGGATGTCGTTCGGCTCCTTTTCAGAGCTGCTGGTGGGCCATTATGTAGTGGGAGCGCATATCCTGGGCGGTATCTTGCTTACTTTCGGGTGGTTGACCCGGGCTGCCTGCATAATGCAACTCCCGGTGCTGCTCGGCGCGGTCTTCTTCGCACCTTTTTTCGGCAACGTAATGGAACCCTTTTCCAATCTTTTACTGGCAATTGTGGTACTGTTGCTGCTGATCTATTTTTTGATCGCCGGTAATGGCGCCTGGTCTATGGACGCGATCCATGCGGGGGAAGTGGAAAAATAA
- a CDS encoding exonuclease/endonuclease/phosphatase family protein: MKHLIPALVLFICWSCKKQIPQKTGAPVPEEDTTQLIHYHKDLTIVNWNIEWFGAVEFKGNPDQQETNVGKILKYLNADLFGICEVVDTARFGRMIRQNLGTDFKYVISAYPAIDQQLAFVYNRNIFRKVQVRPFMALSATAYSNFASGRFPLLLKAEATVNDARKNIFFILVHAKADKDLNAYAKRLNGAIELKDSMDTYFNNENCMILGDYNDNLDTSISTRQRSPYQNFLDDNGHYLAVTLPLNTAGNQSTINYANSVIDQQIVSGALKRWYMPHSAKIRTDVTAVVPDYTSNSASDHYPVSSVYRIAN; the protein is encoded by the coding sequence ATGAAACACCTGATACCTGCCCTGGTATTATTTATTTGCTGGTCCTGCAAAAAACAAATACCGCAAAAAACCGGCGCGCCGGTTCCTGAAGAAGATACCACGCAACTGATCCATTATCATAAAGACCTTACGATTGTAAACTGGAATATCGAATGGTTCGGCGCTGTTGAATTTAAAGGAAATCCTGATCAGCAGGAAACGAATGTCGGAAAGATCCTAAAGTATCTGAATGCAGACCTCTTCGGGATCTGCGAAGTAGTGGATACGGCCCGGTTTGGCAGAATGATCCGGCAAAATCTGGGAACCGATTTTAAATATGTGATCAGCGCTTACCCGGCAATTGATCAGCAGCTTGCTTTTGTTTATAATAGGAATATTTTCAGAAAGGTACAGGTAAGGCCATTTATGGCGCTGAGCGCTACCGCTTACTCCAATTTTGCATCAGGTAGATTTCCGTTGCTGCTTAAGGCAGAAGCAACGGTTAATGATGCGCGGAAAAATATATTCTTTATTTTGGTCCATGCAAAAGCAGACAAAGATCTGAATGCGTATGCCAAGCGGCTAAATGGTGCCATTGAATTAAAAGATAGTATGGATACTTATTTTAACAACGAAAATTGTATGATCCTGGGCGATTATAACGACAACCTGGATACCAGCATCAGCACCCGGCAGCGTTCGCCTTATCAAAACTTCCTGGACGACAACGGGCATTATTTAGCGGTAACATTACCTTTAAACACCGCCGGTAACCAGTCTACAATTAATTATGCAAACTCGGTGATCGATCAGCAGATCGTGTCCGGAGCATTAAAACGATGGTACATGCCCCATTCTGCTAAAATACGCACAGATGTGACGGCTGTAGTTCCTGATTATACCTCTAATAGTGCTTCGGATCATTACCCGGTGTCTTCGGTGTATCGCATAGCAAATTAG
- a CDS encoding YggS family pyridoxal phosphate-dependent enzyme — translation MAVNEENYKEVLEKTNAAHATLVAVSKTKPVSDIQALYELGQRDFGENYVQELVEKEAVLPKDIRWHFIGHLQSNKVKYIAPFVHLIHGVDSEKLLFEIDKQGAKNNRTIDCLLQVHIAQEETKFGFDENELKLFLETFPKYQALEKLKNVWIKGLMAMASFTDDMEKLKQEFAVMKALFQQQAKPETSNLKLETLSMGMSSDYELALEYGSTMIRVGSLLFGARI, via the coding sequence ATGGCGGTAAATGAAGAAAACTACAAAGAGGTACTGGAAAAAACAAATGCGGCCCATGCCACGCTGGTAGCGGTTTCCAAAACAAAACCTGTCAGCGATATACAGGCATTATATGAGTTGGGACAGCGCGATTTTGGTGAAAATTATGTGCAGGAGCTGGTGGAAAAAGAAGCGGTATTGCCTAAAGATATCCGCTGGCATTTTATCGGGCATTTACAATCGAACAAAGTAAAATATATCGCGCCCTTTGTGCACCTTATTCATGGTGTGGATAGCGAAAAACTGCTTTTTGAAATAGACAAACAGGGCGCAAAAAATAACCGTACGATCGATTGTCTGCTGCAGGTGCATATTGCGCAGGAGGAAACCAAATTTGGGTTTGACGAAAATGAACTGAAATTATTCCTGGAGACATTCCCAAAATATCAGGCTTTGGAAAAATTAAAAAATGTATGGATAAAGGGACTGATGGCTATGGCCAGTTTTACGGATGATATGGAAAAATTAAAACAGGAATTTGCTGTCATGAAAGCGCTTTTTCAACAGCAAGCAAAACCTGAAACCTCAAACTTGAAACTTGAAACCTTATCCATGGGCATGAGCAGCGATTATGAACTGGCGCTGGAATATGGCAGCACTATGATCCGGGTGGGGAGCTTGCTGTTTGGTGCACGAATCTGA
- a CDS encoding glycoside hydrolase family 27 protein produces the protein MKKLLPAILLLLVNSIHAQNITASPVQGKQTPMMGWASWNNYHVHINEKIIKAQADALVATGMKAARYQFINIDDGFFGGRDINGTIKTHPARFPNGMRSLVTYIHSKGLKAGTYSDAGINTCGSYWDKDSIGIGMGLYGHEQTDLQRMLIDWGFDFIKVDWCGGEWLGLDEQTRYTEIGRLIHSIKPAALYNVCRWKFPGKWVVNVADSWRISGDIRASFESIMKIVDLDADLWPYAGPGHVNDMDMLQVGRGMSYEEDKAHFSMWCMLNSPLLAGNDLTKMSKETLSILTNPEMISINQDPLVYQARRLKDYGDQEVWARPLHHTMSGEVAVALLNRSKNKTTIHFDLDSVSIDSKKGYLMHDVWNKKDFSRSDKSAQSFEVPGHGVVVLKIKGRALPYNVFQYK, from the coding sequence ATGAAAAAGCTATTGCCTGCAATTTTGTTGCTTTTGGTAAACAGTATCCATGCCCAGAATATTACAGCATCCCCTGTTCAGGGAAAGCAAACCCCCATGATGGGCTGGGCAAGCTGGAACAATTATCATGTACATATCAATGAAAAAATAATAAAAGCCCAGGCAGATGCTCTGGTTGCTACCGGAATGAAAGCTGCCAGGTATCAGTTTATTAATATAGATGACGGTTTTTTCGGTGGAAGGGATATTAATGGTACTATAAAGACGCATCCCGCCCGGTTTCCTAATGGCATGCGATCGCTGGTGACTTATATTCACTCCAAAGGATTAAAGGCCGGCACGTACAGCGATGCAGGAATTAATACCTGCGGGTCTTACTGGGATAAAGACAGCATTGGCATTGGCATGGGCTTGTATGGCCATGAACAAACTGATCTCCAAAGAATGCTGATAGATTGGGGATTTGATTTTATAAAAGTAGACTGGTGCGGTGGTGAATGGCTGGGACTGGATGAACAAACACGGTACACCGAAATTGGAAGATTGATCCATTCAATAAAACCGGCAGCCCTTTATAACGTGTGTCGCTGGAAATTTCCGGGCAAATGGGTGGTAAATGTGGCGGATTCCTGGCGCATTTCCGGCGATATCAGGGCCAGTTTTGAATCGATCATGAAAATAGTTGACCTAGATGCGGACCTGTGGCCTTATGCGGGTCCGGGGCATGTAAATGATATGGATATGCTGCAGGTAGGGCGGGGGATGAGTTATGAAGAGGACAAAGCACATTTTTCTATGTGGTGTATGCTTAATTCGCCACTGCTGGCAGGCAATGACCTTACCAAAATGAGCAAAGAAACATTGTCTATCCTGACCAACCCTGAAATGATCTCCATTAACCAGGACCCCCTCGTGTACCAGGCCAGGAGGCTGAAGGATTATGGCGACCAGGAAGTATGGGCCCGGCCGCTGCATCACACGATGAGCGGTGAGGTAGCCGTTGCCTTATTAAACCGGTCGAAAAATAAAACAACCATTCATTTTGATCTGGATTCGGTGAGCATCGATTCAAAAAAGGGGTACCTGATGCATGATGTGTGGAATAAAAAAGATTTTTCAAGGTCCGATAAATCCGCACAGTCGTTTGAAGTGCCCGGTCACGGGGTGGTGGTGTTAAAAATAAAAGGCAGGGCATTACCTTATAATGTTTTTCAATATAAATAG
- a CDS encoding acyl-CoA dehydrogenase family protein: protein MDFQLSDEQKMIQQAARDFAIQECLPGVIERDEKQKFPKEQIEKLADLGFMGMMVKPEYGGAGLDTISYVLAMEEISKVDASVSVCMSVNNSLVCYGLQEFGSEEQKQQYLVPLAQGKKNGELYIGAFLLSEPEAGSDATSQHTTAEDKGDHYLINGTKNWITNGSSASVYLVIAQTDRLKGSKGINAFIVEKNWPGVTVAAKENKLGIRGSDTHTILLTDVKVPKENRIGEEGFGFKFAMKTLAGGRIGIASQALGIAGGAFERARDYAKTRKSFGTEIMNHQVIAFKLADMALKIEVARLLCLKAAWEKDQHLNYDISSSMAKLYASETAMWVSVEAVQVHGGYGFVKEYHVERLMRDAKITQIYEGTSEVQRIVISRGVLK, encoded by the coding sequence ATGGATTTCCAATTGTCCGATGAACAAAAAATGATTCAGCAGGCGGCGCGGGATTTTGCCATTCAGGAATGCCTGCCGGGGGTTATTGAACGGGATGAAAAGCAAAAATTTCCGAAGGAACAGATTGAAAAATTGGCGGATCTTGGATTTATGGGCATGATGGTAAAACCTGAATATGGAGGGGCCGGGCTGGATACGATCAGTTATGTGCTGGCAATGGAAGAAATATCGAAAGTGGACGCCAGCGTAAGCGTTTGCATGAGTGTTAACAATAGCCTGGTATGTTATGGGCTGCAGGAATTTGGTTCCGAAGAGCAAAAACAACAATACCTGGTGCCCCTGGCGCAGGGTAAAAAAAACGGGGAGTTATACATTGGAGCCTTTTTATTGAGTGAGCCGGAAGCCGGCAGTGACGCCACTTCCCAACATACCACCGCCGAAGATAAAGGTGATCATTACCTGATCAATGGTACCAAGAACTGGATCACTAACGGCAGCAGCGCCTCTGTGTATTTGGTGATTGCGCAAACCGACCGGTTAAAGGGATCCAAAGGCATCAATGCATTTATAGTGGAGAAAAACTGGCCGGGCGTAACCGTGGCTGCCAAGGAAAATAAACTGGGCATCCGTGGCAGCGATACCCATACGATCCTGTTAACAGATGTAAAAGTGCCTAAAGAAAACCGGATCGGCGAAGAGGGCTTCGGATTTAAATTTGCGATGAAAACATTGGCCGGAGGCCGCATAGGCATTGCATCACAGGCGCTGGGCATTGCCGGCGGCGCTTTTGAGCGGGCGCGGGATTACGCCAAAACAAGGAAGTCGTTTGGCACTGAAATTATGAATCACCAGGTTATTGCCTTTAAGCTGGCGGATATGGCGCTGAAGATAGAAGTGGCACGACTTTTATGTTTAAAAGCGGCCTGGGAAAAGGATCAGCACCTGAACTATGACATCAGTTCTTCTATGGCCAAATTATATGCCTCTGAAACGGCCATGTGGGTCTCCGTTGAAGCCGTACAGGTACACGGGGGGTATGGATTTGTAAAGGAGTATCATGTGGAGCGCCTGATGCGCGATGCGAAGATCACCCAGATCTATGAGGGTACCAGTGAGGTACAACGGATCGTGATCAGCCGGGGGGTGTTGAAATGA
- a CDS encoding acyl-CoA mutase large subunit family protein, with protein MNEKQIVTDSDITVKKLYTPEDVPVPDNEQPGQFPYTRGIQPDMYRGRLWTMRQYAGFSTAEESNKRYHYLLSQGVMGLSVAFDLPTQIGYDSDHPLAQGEVGKVGVAIDSIEDMTDLFKGIQLENVSTSMTINATAFILLALYVAQAKTQGADLSKISGTIQNDILKEYAARGTYRYPPKPSMRIITDIFEWCSNELPKWNTISISGYHIREAGSTAAQEIAFTLSNGKAYVKAALEKGLDINVFGRRLSFFFNAHNNLFEEVAKFRAARKMWAYIMKDLGATDPKALMLRFHTQTGGSTLTAQQPQNNISRVTVQTLAAVLGGTQSLHTNGFDEALSLPTEEAARIALRTQQIVAFESGVPDTVDPLAGSYFVEALTYEMQQKAQDLINRIDAMGGSIPAIEEGFIQDEIARSAYDYQRRIETQEKIIVGVNKFQVNETGTIPILKVDDVIGELQKQKLQALRNNRNQSNCDRILSDLRSRATGTENLMPVVIEAVEAKCTLGEIAGTLADVFGEY; from the coding sequence ATGAACGAAAAACAAATAGTCACCGACAGCGATATCACCGTTAAAAAATTATATACGCCCGAAGATGTTCCGGTACCGGATAACGAACAACCCGGCCAATTCCCCTACACGCGCGGTATACAGCCGGATATGTACCGCGGACGCTTATGGACCATGCGGCAATACGCGGGCTTTAGCACGGCAGAAGAAAGTAATAAGCGGTATCATTATTTGTTATCGCAGGGGGTAATGGGCTTAAGTGTGGCCTTTGATTTGCCCACACAGATTGGGTACGATAGTGATCATCCCCTGGCGCAGGGCGAAGTAGGAAAAGTGGGCGTGGCAATCGACAGCATTGAAGATATGACGGACCTGTTTAAAGGTATTCAGTTAGAAAACGTATCCACCAGTATGACCATCAACGCTACTGCTTTTATATTGCTGGCTTTATACGTGGCACAGGCCAAAACACAGGGCGCCGATCTTTCAAAAATTTCCGGCACCATCCAGAATGATATCTTAAAAGAATATGCCGCCCGGGGCACCTATCGCTATCCGCCCAAACCCAGTATGCGGATCATCACCGATATTTTTGAATGGTGCTCGAATGAATTGCCCAAGTGGAATACCATTTCCATTAGCGGTTATCATATCCGCGAAGCGGGCAGCACGGCTGCACAAGAAATTGCTTTCACTTTAAGTAATGGCAAAGCCTATGTGAAAGCCGCTCTGGAAAAGGGTTTGGACATAAATGTATTCGGCAGGCGCCTGTCTTTTTTCTTCAACGCCCATAATAATCTTTTTGAGGAAGTGGCCAAGTTCCGCGCCGCAAGAAAAATGTGGGCCTACATTATGAAAGATTTAGGTGCCACAGACCCGAAGGCCCTGATGCTGCGTTTTCATACACAAACCGGCGGCAGCACCTTAACCGCGCAACAACCACAGAACAATATTTCAAGAGTTACCGTTCAAACGCTGGCTGCGGTACTGGGGGGCACCCAATCCCTGCATACCAATGGTTTTGACGAAGCGCTGAGTTTGCCTACCGAAGAAGCGGCGCGCATCGCCCTGCGCACCCAACAGATCGTTGCCTTTGAAAGCGGTGTTCCGGACACGGTTGATCCCCTGGCGGGCTCTTATTTTGTAGAAGCACTGACCTATGAAATGCAACAAAAAGCACAGGATCTCATCAACCGGATCGATGCCATGGGCGGCAGCATCCCGGCTATTGAAGAAGGCTTTATCCAGGACGAGATTGCGCGGAGCGCCTACGACTATCAACGCAGGATAGAAACCCAGGAAAAGATAATTGTCGGTGTCAACAAATTCCAGGTCAACGAAACAGGCACTATTCCGATCCTTAAAGTAGATGACGTCATCGGCGAATTGCAAAAACAAAAATTGCAGGCATTGCGTAATAACCGCAACCAGAGCAATTGTGACCGCATCCTTTCAGACTTAAGATCCAGGGCTACCGGTACGGAGAATCTTATGCCCGTTGTAATTGAGGCGGTAGAAGCCAAATGTACCCTGGGTGAAATTGCCGGCACCCTTGCAGACGTGTTTGGAGAATACTAA
- the ftsY gene encoding signal recognition particle-docking protein FtsY: MSFFGKLFGKKEKESLDEGLQKTKEGFLSKISKAIAGKSTVDEEVLDNLEEALVSADVGVDTTVRIIDRIEQRVAKDKYVGTGELNRILQEEIENVLVDAPSVGSYTFDSPMPAKPYIILVVGVNGVGKTTTIGKLAYNFKKAGKSVLLGAADTFRAAAVDQLTIWSDRVGVPIVKQEMGSDPAAVAFDTAQSAVSRQSDVVIIDTAGRLHNKAHLMDELNKIKRVIQKFIPSAPQEVLLVLDGSTGQNALEQAKHFTAATDVTALAITKLDGTAKGGVVLAIADQFKIPVKFIGVGEKMEDLLVFDKHEFVDSLFSLQ; the protein is encoded by the coding sequence ATGAGTTTTTTTGGAAAATTATTTGGTAAGAAAGAAAAGGAATCCCTGGATGAGGGATTGCAGAAAACAAAGGAAGGGTTTCTCTCAAAAATAAGCAAGGCCATTGCAGGGAAAAGCACCGTGGATGAAGAAGTGCTGGACAACCTGGAAGAGGCCCTGGTAAGTGCAGACGTTGGGGTGGATACAACGGTGCGCATCATTGACCGTATTGAACAAAGAGTAGCCAAAGATAAATATGTGGGCACCGGGGAGCTGAACCGGATCCTGCAGGAAGAGATTGAAAATGTTTTGGTGGACGCTCCCTCCGTAGGCAGCTATACTTTCGATAGCCCGATGCCCGCCAAACCCTATATTATTTTAGTGGTGGGCGTAAATGGCGTGGGTAAAACCACCACCATCGGTAAACTGGCGTATAATTTTAAAAAAGCCGGTAAGAGCGTATTGTTGGGCGCTGCCGATACCTTTCGCGCAGCGGCAGTGGACCAACTTACCATCTGGAGCGACCGGGTGGGGGTGCCCATTGTAAAACAGGAAATGGGGAGCGACCCGGCTGCCGTGGCCTTTGATACGGCACAAAGCGCCGTAAGCCGCCAAAGCGATGTGGTCATTATTGATACAGCCGGACGTTTGCACAATAAGGCGCATTTAATGGATGAGCTCAATAAGATCAAGCGGGTGATCCAGAAATTTATTCCCTCTGCTCCGCAGGAAGTGCTGCTGGTGCTGGATGGCTCTACCGGGCAAAATGCACTGGAACAGGCCAAACATTTTACCGCCGCAACGGACGTAACGGCTTTGGCTATCACCAAGCTGGACGGCACGGCAAAGGGCGGCGTAGTGTTGGCGATAGCTGATCAGTTTAAGATCCCGGTTAAATTTATTGGCGTGGGGGAGAAAATGGAAGACCTGCTGGTTTTTGATAAACATGAGTTTGTGGATAGCTTGTTTAGCTTGCAATGA